The following are encoded together in the Tripterygium wilfordii isolate XIE 37 chromosome 3, ASM1340144v1, whole genome shotgun sequence genome:
- the LOC119995388 gene encoding protein REVEILLE 1, producing the protein MTVQDCGASGSNATLSAGNGISVIPCLHKVTGLQVKEQFSCADDYTPKVRKPYTITKQRERWTEEEHKKFVEALKLYGRAWRRIEEHVGTKNAVQIRSHAQKFFSKVVRESGGSNTSSAEPIEIPPPRPKRKPVHPYPRKLVHPSNKEYSIPEQSLRSSSPRLSVSEQENHSPKSVLSRVGSDALGSADSNSPNGSLSPVSSATAVHSSGFKIPLANSSPEANQSPSPVLENADSVPKEHLSMKLELFPSDVVLVKEEMTKEASTRSLKLFGRTVLVTESHRPSSPTMVTPKSVPSDEEDKKDSQFQSWNPVALDLSSGTTKNCGIHSPYGAPGVPYYMHFLKENSNSIDAGSAAPLPWWSSSCGGLLPPFVPFGQQEAVEAVSDINIENHKEGSWTGSNSGSVNEGEIVDKNLDIEIHNCLPLFEKKRKELDLGFKFKPNEKSAFSEVRVSREKCVKGFVPYKKRMAEPERQRPFPRR; encoded by the exons ATGACAGTTCAG GATTGTGGAGCAAGTGGATCAAATGCAACTCTCTCAGCAGGCAATGGAATTTCTGTGATTCCTTGCTTGCATAAGGTGACTGGTCTTCAAGTTAAGGAACAATTTTCTTGCGCGGATGACTATACTCCAAAG gtaaggaagccataCACAATTACGAAGCAAAGAGAAAGATGGACAGAAGAAGAGCATAAGAAGTTCGTAGAAGCTTTGAAGCTGTATGGTCGAGCATGGCGACGTATAGAAG AGCACGTTGGCACCAAGAATGCTGTTCAGATTCGAAGCCATGCTCAGAAATTCTTCTCTAAG GTCGTTCGTGAATCAGGTGGCAGTAACACAAGCTCGGCTGAACCAATTGAAATTCCTCCTCCCAGACCAAAACGAAAACCTGTTCACCCTTACCCTCGTAAATTGGTGCATCCTAGTAATAAAGAGTACTCAATACCAGAACAATCATTAAGATCTTCATCTCCTCGATTGTCTGTTTCAGAACAAGAAAATCACTCTCCAAAATCAGTGCTATCTAGAGTTGGCTCGGATGCACTGGGTTCAGCTGATTCAAACTCACCAAATGGTAGCTTGTCTCCTGTTTCGTCGGCTACTGCTGTCCATTCTAGTGGCTTTAAAATTCCTTTAGCAAACTCTTCACCAGAAGCAAATCAGTCTCCATCTCCAGTCTTAGAAAATGCTGATTCAGTTCCCAAAGAACATCTCTCCATG AAACTTGAGTTGTTCCCTAGTGATGTTGTTCTTGTCAAGGAAGAGATGACTAAGGAGGCATCTACCCGCAGTCTTAAGCTCTTTGGAAGGACTGTATTGGTCACCGAGTCCCATAGACCATCTTCTCCAACCATGGTGACTCCTAAATCAGTGCCATCAGATGAGGAAGATAAAAAGGATTCACAATTTCAATCTTGGAACCCTGTTGCTTTGGATTTGTCATCTGGGACAACAAAAAATTGTGGGATACATTCGCCATATGGCGCTCCTGGTGTTCCCTACTACATGCATTTCTTAAAGGAAAACTCAAATTCTATAGATGCTGGTTCTGCTGCTCCATTGCCTTGGTGGTCCTCTTCCTGTGGAGGTCTGTTGCCTCCTTTTGTGCCATTCGGTCAGCAGGAGGCAGTTGAAGCAGTTTCTGATATCAATATTGAAAATCACAAGGAAGGATCTTGGACTGGTTCAAATTCCGGGTCTGTGAATGAAGGGGAAATTGTTGACAAGAATTTGGACATTGAGATCCATAATTGTCTAccgctttttgagaaaaagagaaaagaattgGACTTGGGTTTTAAGTTCAAACCGAATGAGAAATCAGCCTTCTCTGAGGTAAGAGTCAGTCGTGAAAAGTGTGTGAAAGGGTTTGTGCCTTACAAAAAGCGTATGGCAGAACCAGAGAGGCAGAGACCCTTTCCTCGACGATGA
- the LOC119995606 gene encoding homeobox-leucine zipper protein HDG11-like, which yields MEYSGASGAASGGDEQAISNSARRKGKGKKAYHRHTPIQIHQLEVFFKECPHPDESQRNRLSRELGLESKQIKFWFQNKRTQTKTQSERRDNSTLRAENERIQCENLAIREALKNVICPACGGPPFGEEERQHSLQKLQLENAQLRQEHDKVSALLAKYVGKPVDAFLNPINIRNPAAALQLNPIIADILPLAPYQRQVIPEMEKALMMETAAAALDELVRLLRINEPIWIKVSSNDRFVIHRDSYEKIFHRSSHFNSPGARVESSKDSGLVTMNGLELVDMLLDSDKWTDLFPSIVTKANTLQVLEHGMIGNRNGALQLMYGQMHVASPLVPTREFFFLRHCHLIEAGLWAIVDISYESMKDRVLHYRCWRLPSGCMIQEMPNGCSKVTWIEHVEVDDRNQTHRLYRDVVRTCSAYGAQQWIATLERMCERMAFSTAQTVPVPAYEPGGVISLPEGRRSLMMLGHRMVKNFCAILSMTQKLDFPQLSEMNNSGIRVAVRNNTEPGQPNGLVVSAATSVWIALQPQSIFNFLRDEKTRAQWDILSSGNEVQEVGHISNGTHPGNCISLIQPFIPTESNMMLFQESCIDPLGMMIVYAPIDFPSLSVAISGEDSSDISILPSGFVISRDGHPDSGAANAGAPTSSNSKRSPGSLLTVAFQILVSTPSSPTALNVESVATVNTLINSTIQRIQRALDANME from the exons ATGGAGTATTCTGGTGCTAGTGGTGCTGCTTCTGGTGGTGATGAACAGGCAATTTCAAACTCAGCAAGAAGAAAGGGCAAGGGCAAGAAGGCGTACCATCGCCACACTCCTATACAGATTCATCAGCTTGAAGT ATTTTTCAAGGAGTGCCCTCATCCGGATGAGAGCCAGAGGAACCGATTGAGCAGGGAACTGGGTCTGGAGTCCAAACAGATCAAGTTCTGGTTTCAAAACAAGAGGACTCAAACAAAG ACTCAAAGTGAACGACGAGATAACTCGACTCTTCGGGCTGAGAATGAAAGGATCCAATGTGAAAACCTTGCAATCAGAGAGGCACTGAAGAATGTCATTTGTCCGGCTTGTGGAGGACCTCCTTTTGGAGAGGAAGAACGTCAGCATAGCCTGCAGAAACTGCAACTCGAAAATGCTCAATTGAGACAAGAG CATGACAAGGTATCCGCTCTTCTTGCCAAGTATGTGGGGAAGCCTGTCGATGCTTTCTTGAATCCTATTAACATTAGGAACCCTGCTGCAGCCCTTCAGCTGAATCCGATTATTGCTGACATTCTTCCCTTGGCGCCATACCAACGTCAAGTAATCCCTGAAATGGAAAAGGCGCTCATGATGGAGACAGCTGCAGCAGCTCTTGATGAACTAGTTAGGCTTTTGCGAATTAATGAGCCTATATGGATCAAAGTATCCTCTAATGATCGATTTGTCATTCATCGCGACAGTTATGAGAAGATCTTCCACAGGTCTAGTCACTTTAATAGTCCTGGTGCACGTGTCGAGTCATCCAAGGACTCAGGATTGGTGACAATGAATGGACTGGAGCTGGTCGACATGTTGCTAGATTCG GATAAATGGACTGATCTTTTTCCATCCATTGTTACCAAAGCAAACACACTACAAGTTCTTGAACATGGAATGATAGGGAACCGCAATGGCGCCTTGCAGCTG ATGTATGGACAAATGCACGTCGCTTCACCCTTGGTTCCAACTCGGGAATTCTTCTTCCTTCGCCATTGTCACCTAATTGAGGCAGGCCTCTGGGCGATTGTTGACATCTCTTATGAAAGCATGAAGGATCGCGTCTTACATTACCGGTGCTGGAGGCTTCCTTCTGGCTGCATGATACAAGAGATGCCTAATGGGTGCTCCAAG GTTACTTGGATAGAACATGTTGAAGTGGATGATAGAAATCAAACTCATAGGCTCTACAGAGATGTCGTACGCACTTGTTCTGCTTATGGAGCTCAACAATGGATTGCTACGCTTGAGAGGATGTGCGAGCGAATGGCATTCTCCACTGCACAAACTGTGCCAGTGCCTGCCTATGAACCAGGAGGAG tgatttctttaccAGAAGGAAGAAGGAGCCTAATGATGCTTGGCCACAGAATGGTGAAGAACTTCTGTGCAATCCTGAGCATGACTCAGAAACTAGATTTCCCTCAATTGTCTGAGATGAACAATAGTGGTATTAGAGTAGCAGTTCGAAATAACACAGAACCAGGCCAGCCTAATGGTCTTGTTGTCAGTGCTGCTACCTCAGTTTGGATTGCACTGCAACCTCAGAGCATCTTCAACTTCCTCCGAGATGAGAAAACCCGAGCTCAG TGGGATATACTCTCTAGTGGAAATGAAGTGCAGGAGGTTGGACACATCTCCAATGGCACTCATCCAGGGAATTGCATATCCCTTATTCAG CCTTTCATACCGACTGAAAGCAACATGATGCTGTTTCAAGAGTCCTGCATAGACCCTCTAGGAATGATGATAGTCTATGCTCCGATTGACTTTCCATCCCTCAGTGTTGCAATAAGCGGTGAGGACTCTTCCGACATATCCATTCTTCCATCAGGTTTCGTAATCTCCAGGGACGGCCACCCTGACTCGGGAGCAGCAAATGCTGGTGCTCCCACAAGTTCAAACTCTAAAAGGTCTCCAGGTTCGCTCCTTACGGTGGCATTCCAGATATTGGTTTCAACCCCATCCAGTCCGACAGCACTCAACGTGGAATCCGTGGCAACTGTCAATACCCTCATCAACTCCACCATTCAGCGAATCCAGCGTGCACTGGATGCCAATATGGAGTGA
- the LOC119984382 gene encoding uncharacterized protein LOC119984382, producing MLGAVQWGVLAAIVVLLVPMGMAGWHLSRNKMLFFSGALFITLAVCVHLTPYFPSSVYDFVSSVQSVVVFDNRDSCIDSVNDMLWDVKPSSTDPSSSSSSFTAYDKKWSWSKSGKVSVCEFQKLSRSDASDLLNGSWVVVAGDSQARLITQSLLNLVLDSKKMESVKEDLFKRHSDYEVFVDEFGMKLDYIWAPYESNLTDLMIGIKHNRSYPDVLVMGSGLWHMVHVNNASDYGVSLQLLRSSVVSMLPLLTELGTGTDGSVEGSATIRSPHLFWLGMPMLINGMLNTDEKREKMSDEVWHAYNRALRDSQLLRNSGGPLLLLDIQSLTWNCGPHCTADGMHYDAAVYDAAVHAMLNALLIQSHQKISETKF from the coding sequence ATGCTGGGGGCGGTGCAGTGGGGGGTTTTGGCTGCGATTGTGGTGCTTTTGGTGCCGATGGGTATGGCGGGTTGGCATTTGAGCCGCAACAAAATGTTGTTCTTCAGCGGTGCTTTGTTCATCACTCTCGCGGTATGCGTCCACCTAACACCCTATTTTCCTTCCTCTGTTTATGACTTTGTTAGCTCTGTTCAATCAGTTGTTGTGTTTGACAATCGCGATTCTTGTATTGATTCGGTCAATGATATGTTGTGGGATGTGAAACCCTCCAGTACTGATCCCTCTAGCTCTAGCTCTTCTTTTACTGCTTATGATAAGAAATGGAGTTGGTCCAAATCAGGGAAAGTGAGTGTTTGTGAGTTTCAGAAATTGAGTAGATCCGATGCCTCAGATTTGTTAAACGGGTCGTGGGTTGTGGTGGCAGGAGATTCCCAAGCCCGTTTGATTACCCAGTCGTTGTTGAATTTGGTTTTGGATTCAAAGAAAATGGAATCCGTTAAGGAGGATTTGTTCAAGAGGCATAGTGATTACGAGGTGTTTGTTGATGAGTTTGGTATGAAGTTGGATTACATATGGGCTCCTTACGAGTCAAATTTAACAGATTTGATGATTGGAATCAAGCACAATAGGAGTTACCCCGATGTTTTGGTAATGGGCTCAGGGCTATGGCACATGGTTCATGTCAACAATGCATCGGACTATGGTGTTTCTCTACAGTTGTTGAGGAGTTCTGTGGTGTCAATGTTGCCATTGTTGACTGAGTTAGGCACAGGCACAGATGGGTCTGTCGAGGGTTCTGCAACCATTAGGTCACCACATTTGTTTTGGCTTGGCATGCCAATGTTGATAAATGGGATGCTGAATACAGATGAGAAGCGGGAGAAGATGAGCGATGAAGTTTGGCATGCTTATAACCGAGCGCTAAGGGATAGCCAGCTTTTACGCAATTCCGGTGGTCCGCTTCTGTTACTTGATATCCAGTCATTGACTTGGAATTGTGGACCTCACTGTACAGCTGATGGGATGCACTACGATGCAGCTGTTTATGATGCTGCTGTTCATGCTATGCTAAATGCATTGCTCATTCAATCGCACCAGAAGATTTCAGAGACGAAATTCTGA
- the LOC119991995 gene encoding isocitrate dehydrogenase [NADP]-like: MAFEKIKVANPIVEMDGDEMTRVFWKSIKDKLIFPFVDLDIKYFDLGLPHRDDTDDKVTVEAAEATLEYNVAIKCATITPDETRIKEFGLKQMWRSPNGTIRNILNGTVFREPILCKNVPRLVPGWTKPICIGRHAFGDQYRATDAVIQGAGKLKLVFIPEGKDEKTELEVYNFTGAGGVALSMYNTDESIHAFADASMNTAYEKKWPLYFSTKNTILKKYDGRFKDIFQEVYEAKWKSKYEAAGIWYEHRLIDDMVAYALKSDGGYVWACKNYDGDVQSDFLAQGFGSLGLMTSVLVCPDGKTIEAEAAHGTVTRHYRVHQKGGETSTNSVASIFAWSRGLAHRAKLDDNARLLDFTQNLEAACIGAVESGMMTKDLALIIHHSKLSRADYLNTEEFIDAVADELRARLSGKA; this comes from the exons ATGGCTTTCGAGAAAATTAAGGTCGCCAACCCCATCGTTGAGATGGACG GAGATGAAATGACTCGTGTGTTCTGGAAATCAATTAAGGACAAG CTTATTTTCCCATTCGTTGACTTGGACATCAAATACTTTGACCTCGGCCTTCCCCATCGTGATGACACTGATGATAAAGTTACAGTTGAAGCTGCCGAAGCAACTCTTGA GTACAATGTAGCAATCAAGTGTGCAACTATCACTCCTG ATGAAACTCGGATCAAGGAGTTTGGCTTGAAACAGATGTGGAGAAGTCCAAATGGTACTATAAGAAACATCTTAAATG GTACTGTTTTCAGAGAACCAATTCTCTGCAAGAACGTACCTCGACTTGTCCCAG GTTGGACAAAGCCTATATGCATCGGAAGACATGCTTTTGGTGACCAATACCGAGCAACTGACGCAGTTATTCAGGGAGCTGGGAAACTAAAATTGGTTTTCA TTCCAGAAGGAAAAGATGAGAAGACAGAGTTAGAGGTCTACAACTTCACAGGAGCTGGAGGAGTAGCATTGTCCATGTATAACACTGATGAG TCAATTCATGCATTTGCTGATGCTTCAATGAACACTGCTTATGAGAAAAAGTGGCCACTTTATTTTAGCACAAAAAACACAATCCTAAAGAAATATGATGGAAG ATTTAAGGACATATTTCAAGAAGTTTATGAGGCTAAGTGGAAATCAAAGTATGAAGCAGCTGGGATCTG GTATGAACACCGTCTTATTGATGACATGGTTGCTTATGCTCTCAAGAGTGATGGTGGTTACGTCTGGGCATGCAAGAACTATGATGGAGATGTACAGAGTGATTTCTTAGCTCAAG GTTTTGGATCTCTTGGACTAATGACGTCTGTACTG GTTTGTCCAGATGGAAAGACAATAGAGGCAGAAGCAGCCCATGGTACAGTTACCCGTCATTACAGGGTTCACCAGAAGGGTGGTGAAACCAGTACAAACAGCGTAGCATCCATCTTTGCTTGGTCAAGAGGGCTTGCACACAG GGCAAAGTTGGATGACAATGCTAGGCTTTTGGATTTCACTCAAAATTTGGAAGCAGCTTGTATTGGAGCTGTAGAGTCTGGGATGATGACCAAGGATCTTGCACTTATCATCCACCATTCAAA GCTTTCCCGGGCTGATTATCTGAATACTGAAGAATTCATCGATGCTGTCGCGGATGAGCTGAGAGCAAGACTTTCTGGCAAAGCATAA